Genomic segment of Rhodococcus sp. W8901:
GTGCGCGGCCGATGCCGAGGTCGATCCGCTCCGGGTACAGGGCGTCGAGCGTGCCGAACTGCTCGGCCACCACCAGCGGTGCGTGGTTGGGCAGCATCACGCCGCCGGAGCCGACGCGAATGGAATCGGTTACTGCCGCGACCTGGCCGATCATCACCGCGGGTGCCGAACTGGCGATGCCGGGCATGGAGTGGTGTTCGGCGAGCCAGAACCGGTGGTAGCCGAGTTCCTCGGCGCGTCGAGCCAGCTCGAGCGTGTTGCGGAGGGCCTGGCCGACGGTGGAACCCTCGGCGATGGGGGACAGGTCGAGTACGGAAAGCTTCGGCATCACCCCGACGGCAACCCGTTTGCATTGCGAATTGTTCCGGTCTCGTTCCGGTCGACGGTGGTCAGTCGCGGACGAGTCGGAAGAACCGCGGCTCTGTCTTCGCGAGGATTACCGGCGCGGCCGTGGTGTCCATGGCGTCGTCCCCGACGACGGTCCACTTGCCGAGCGCCCGCTCGACGTCGGAGCGGGACGCGCCGCGTGGCAGTGGACCGCGGTGGCCGGGCGAGAACGAGAACATCAGCAACTGCGCGCCGGATTCGGTGACAGCGGTCAGGCCGTTGCCGTACACCCTGCGCTGCGCCTCACCGAGCCCGTGGAAGCAGCCGACGTCGAGCGCCAGAACGTACCCGCTGTCCACGTACGCGGGCAGATTCGTGACGTCGCCGAGCACGAACGTCACATCCGCGTTCGCGATCGGCAGCTTCGCGCGGGCCCGCTCGATCGCGAGCGGGACGGTGTCGACGGCGGTGACCGACCACCCGCGGATCGCCAACTCGATGGCATGGTCGCCCGTGCCGCAGCCGAGGTCGAGGGCCTTCGCGGCGGTCGCGTCGGTCGGGGCAGGTGCTGCGTCGAACAGTTGGCCCAGTTGGTCCCCGAAGACACTGCGCCCGGCGTTCTCCCACGGTGTGAAGCCGAGCCGATACGCCAGCCGGTACCCGAGGTTCATTGCCCGCCCCTTCCGGGAGATCAGACCACCTGGATCGAACGTATGCCTGCCCGTGCGCGCCGCGCAACGACATCGCGGTGTCCACGTTCTGGGACGCCGGGAACATGTCGGCGCGCCGCCGTGGTTGCCCCGATATGACCTCCACAAGTTCTGTACCTGCCGTTGCTCTCCATGACGGCAACACGATTCCGCAACTGGGCTTCGGGGTGTTCCAGGTGCCCGACGATCAGGCGTATGACGCCGTCGGTGAGGCGCTACGGGTGGGGTATCGCAGCATCGACACCGCTCGCATCTACGACAACGAGGCCGGTACCGGACGTGCCCTCGCCGACTCCGGCGTCGCTCGCGACGACCTGTTCGTCACCACGAAGCTGTGGAACGACGACCAGGGTTACGACTCGACGCTGCGCGCGTTCGACGACAGCCTCGCGCGAATGGGACTCGAGTACCTCGACCTGTACCTCATCCACTGGCCGGCCCCGGCGAAGGGCCGGTATATCGACACGTTCAAGGCGCTCCAGCAGTTGAAGGCCGACGGGCGGGTGCGGTCGATCGGTGTCTCCAACTTCACCGCGGAGAATCTCGAGCGCCTGGTCGAGGAGGTCGGAGAGGCGCCCGTTCTCAATCAGATCGAACTGCACCCCGGCTTCGGGCAGGCGCACCTGCGCTCGGTCCACGCGGACATGGGCATCGTCACCGAGGCGTGGAGCCCGCTCGGACAGGGGACCACGATCGGCGACCCCACGATCGGTGCGATCGCCGAGGCACGCGGTCGCACCCCCGCGCAGGTGATCCTGCGCTGGCACCTGCAGTTGGGCAACGTGGTGATCCCCAAGTCGGTGACGCCCGAGCGGATCGCGAGCAATTTCGACGTGTTCGACTTCGAACTCACCGCCGACGACATGTTCGCGATCGGTTCCCTGGACTCCCCGGACGGTCGTCTCGGACCGGACCCGGCGACGTTCGGCTGACGGCGACTCGCGGCAGTGTTCCTGGTCACAGGCCTCGCAGGGCATTGCCGGTGAAGCCTCCACGGCCGTATATTCCACGCGGAATATTTGGCGCGGAAGTGGGGTGACAGGAATTGCTGCCGCGATCAGTCACACCCCTCGGGGTGTCCGTCCTCGCGCTCCTGTTCGAGCGGCCCATGCATCCGTACGAGATGTACCAACTCCTCGTCACCCGCCGGAAGGACCGGATCGTCAAGGTCCGGCCGGGCTCGCTGTACCACGCCGTCGACCGTCTCGAGCGCGACGGATTGGTGGCGGTGGTGGGTACCGATAGGCAGGGCAACCGCCCCGAGCGGACCACCTACGAGATCACCCCGGCCGGACGTGCCGCGGTCCGTGAGCGCGTGGCCGAGATGGTGGAAGTCCCGGCCTCCGAGTACCCGCAGTTCACCCTCGGCCTGGCCGAGTTGCACAACCTCGGATCGGCTGAGGCCCTCGCGCTGCTCGAACGCCGGATCGCCGCGCTGGCAACCGAGATCGAGGAGCTCGATGCTTTCGCCGAGGCTGCTCGGGGGCGCGAGGTTCCCGACCTGTTCACCATCCCGTTCTCGTACACCCGGGCCATGGCACAGGCCGAACTCGACTGGCTGCGCGCGTTCGCGGCCCGGGTCCACAGCGGTGAGATCCCCTGGGTGACCGACGAACACCTCGAAATCTTGAAACGTGCGGACCAGAAACTCGCAGATCAGAAGGGCAACCAATGAAAACCGAAGTCAAGCCCTGGCCGGCCCTGTGGGCCCTGTGTCTGGGGTTCTTCATGATCCTGGTCGACAGCACGATCGTCGCGGTCGCCAACCCGGTCATCACCGCCGAACTGGACGCCGACGTCAACGCGGTCATCTGGGTGACGAGCGCCTACCTGCTCGCGTACGCGGTGCCGCTGCTGGTGACCGGTCGGCTCGGTGACCGGTTCGGCCCCAAGAACATGTACCTCATCGGCCTGGTCGTGTTCACCCTCGCGTCCCTGTGGTGCGGCCTGTCCGGCGGCATCGAGATGCTGATCGTCGCCCGCGTCTTCCAGGGCCTCGGCGCGGCGATGATGACGCCGCAGACAATGGCCGTCATCACGCGAATCTTCCCGCCGGACAAGCGCGGAGCCGCGATGGGCCTGTGGGGCTCGGTGGCCGGCGTCGCGACTCTGGTGGGTCCGATCCTCGGTGGAGTCCTCGTCGACAACCTCGGCTGGGAGTGGATCTTCATCGTCAATGTCCCCGTCGGTGTCGTCGCGTTCGTGCTCGCGTGGCGTCTGGTCCCGGTGTTGCCGACCAGCAACCACAAGTTCGACCTGGTCGGTGTCGCGCTCAGCGCAATCGGCCTGTTCTGCATCGTCTTCGGCCTGCAGGAGGGCAACTCCTACGACTGGGACGCACGGACCTGGGTGCTGATCGGTGTCGGCGTCGTGGTCATGATCGCGTTCGTGTGGTGGCAGAAGGTCAATCGCAGCGAACCGCTGGTACCGCTCGCCCTGTTCCGCGATCGGAACTTCTCGGTCGCCAACCTCGGCATCATGACGATGGGCTTCTCCATCACCGCAGTCATGTTGCCGTTCATGTACTACGCGCAAAGCGTCACCGGTCTGTCGCCGACACGGTCGGCCCTGCTGATGGCACCGATGGCGATCGTCACCGGCATCCTCGCCCCGTTCGTCGGACGGCTCGTCGACAAGGCACATCCGCGCTTCATCGCGGGACCGGGCTTCCTGACGTTCGCCCTCGCCACCGCCTGGTTGGCGACGCGACTGACCCCGACCACGCCGATCTGGCAGATCCTGGTCCCGATGGCCGTCATCGGTGCGTCCAACGCATTCATCTGGGCTCCGGTCTCCGCGACCGCGACCCGGAACCTGCCCATGGCGCATGTCGGTGCCGGTTCGGGCGTCTACAACACCACCCGCCAGGTCGGAGCCGTGCTCGGTAGCGCCGCGATGGGCGCGTTGATGACGTCGCGGATCACGGCCGAGCTGTCCTCGGTCGGAATCAGCGGCGGTGCCTCGGCAGGGGAGGGCCACTTCATGGGCGGACAGTTGCCCGAGATGGTCCGCGAACCGTTTGCGACCGCGATGGCGCAGTCGGCGATGCTGCCCGCGGCCGTGCTGATGCTCGGCTTCGCTGTCGTGCTGTTCTTCGTCAATCCGCGCAAGGGTGAGCCGGTGCGCGAGGTCGTGGCCGACACCGAGTCGGCCGCTACTTCCAGCTGACGGATTCGGTCGTCGCTCCGGCCGTCGACGGTGCTTTCGCGCCGGTGGCGGCCGGAGCCGTCTCTGTGGGCCGCGTCTGCAACTGTCCGAGCCGGCTCAGGATCCGGTCGATGTCGACGGGCAGATGCTCGGCGCCGGCGAGCGAGTCGACCGTTCGGCCGGCGAGGAACGTCACCACGACGTCGCGGTCGTACAGGACGTCGACGAGATTGGCGAAGCGTTGCGCCGGTTCGCTTCCCGCGTGCACGAGATCGGGGATGTCGCTGATCACCCAGCGTTCGTGCCGTGCGGTGAGCTCCAGATAGTCCGCCGGCGCGGTGGTGTGGCCGCACAGGTCCGCGAAGTCGAACCACAGGCAGTGCGCGTCGGCGCGGAGCGCGACGAGCGGGTGCCCACACGGTGACATCGTCCGTCGTTCGGTCGGTTCGGGGCGCTCGAGCCCGAGTAGAGCGAGTTGCTCAGCGTCTGCAGGGACCACCCAGTGCCCGGCCGCGAATCCGGCGGCGTGGTCCGAGCCGGTGCGATAGTCACGGGGCCCGTCGACCGCGACGACGGCCAGAGACCGTTCGATCAACTCGATGGTCGGAACGAAAGCGTCGTGGAACAGCGGATTGGGCATCAGGCGGTGCGGCGGATAGTTCGACGTCACCACGAGGGTGACGTCGCGGGCGAGGAGCGCGGGCAGCAGTCGCGCGACGAACGTGGCATCGCCGACGTCGTGGACGTGGAACTCGTCGAAGCACAGCACCCGGACGTCACGGAGCAGGTCGTCGAGCGCGGCGTCGAGGTTGTGGCCGCGTCGGCGGATGGCGACGTGGAGGTCACGGAAGAACTCGTGGAAGTGCACGCGCAGTTTGTGTTCCGTCGGCAGGCCGTCGAAGTACGTGTTCAACAGCCAGCTCTTCCCGCGGCCTACGGGTCCCCACAGGTACACGCTGCGGCCGTCGGCTGCAAGCAGGTCGGAGATCGCTTGCCGCTGAGCGTGATCGAGTGCGAATCCGCGATCGGCGGCCGCAGTCTCGAACACTGCGGCGGAAACGTGCAGGGCGGGGAGGGGCGCGCGCCGGAACCATCTCACGGCCGAAACTCTAGCATCGTAGAGTCTGGGAGAATGGGAGACATGAATCACCGTCCCTCACGCCGCGAATCGATCTGTGACGCCGCGCTCGAGCTCGCGGCCGAGGGCGGCAACCACGCCGTCACGCACCAGGCGATCGACAGGCGACTCGGGCTCGCGAAGGGGTCCACGTCGTACTACTTCCGGACCCGTGATGCGCTGGTGGGTGCTGCGGTCCGGCGCCTGTCCGAGCGGTCTCGGCAGGCCTTTGTGGAAGCGCACGCCGTCGACGTGGACCTGTCGGTCGACAGTGCCGCCGATCTGATTGCCGGCCAGGTCGGTCTCTTGCTGACCGATCGGCGCCGTGACGTCCTGGCGCGCTACGCGCTCGCCGTCGATGCCGCCGGCGACGAGGAGCTTCGACCTGCACTCGCTGGGTGTCTCTACTCGGTGGAGAAGGCGACGGGGTTGATGGACGCGCTCGGTGCGAGTGATCCGCGCATGGCGGCGCACGACCTGATCAGCCTGCTGGAGGGGCTGGTGTTCGACGCTCTGTACGGGTCTCGATCGGTGCTCGGCAGCGGATCGGCGTTGGGCGCCGATCGACTTCGGTCGACGGTCCGGTTGTGGCTGGCCGCGCTTGCCGAGTCCTGAAATGCAACCCGCTGTAGCCGGCACCCGATTTGGGCGCCGGTTACAGCGTCATGCGGCGAGTGGTCCTGCGCGATTGTGCGCCGGGATGGGCTTCTTGTAGGGGTCGACCGAACTCGGTGGGGTGAACCACGGATGTCGGTCGGGGCCGATCTCGACTTCCCAGTGCGAGTGGTGGAGTAGTCGGTGGTGGTAGCGGCACAGGAGTACGAGGTTGTCGAGGTCGGTGGGTCCGCCGTCTGCCCAGTGTTCTATATGGTGGCCTTCGCAGTGGGCGGGTGGTTCTCCGCAGCCGGGGAAGGCGCAGCCGTTGTCGCGGGCGGCGAGGGCTCGGCGTTGTTTCTTCGAGACGGTGCGGGTGGTGCGGCCGAGGTCGAGCGGTACCCCGTCCTTCATGACGATCGGGGTGAGGTCGCAGTCGCAGGCGATGCGGCGGGCGGTTGCGACGGTGAGCGGCCCCATCCACGGCATCCAGGCGACGTCCTTGTCTCCCACCATGTCCGCGTGATCGGCGGGCGTGCTGCTGCCTGTGTCGGCGTGGCCGTCAGCGTTCGGCTCGGTGCGTGCGAGGTCGCGTGCGTTCACGTGTAGTGACAGGTGCGGCCGTTCGCCGCCTTCGACAGGAGCTGCGCCGGAGTTGAGGTAGTGGCGCAGGATGTCGGTGAACGCTTCGGCGCGGCGTTGTCCGGGGGTGCGCATGCCGGCGGGGTCGTCGACCGGGTTCCTCGGCTTGGTGAGGGCCGATAGCGCGGTGAGGAGCATTTCGCCTGTGACCGAGTCGAAGTCGCCTTTGACGGCGACGCGCCCGTTCAAAGTTTTGGAGGCGTGGAATTCGTTGCGGTCGGTGTCTTCGCTGGCCGGCAGGTCGTCGGATTCGAAGATGCGCTCGAGTTTGGCGATGGTGCCGCGCAGGGTGTCGGTGGTGGCTGTGGGGCCGGTGGCGCAGTCGAGCAGCACGTTGCGGCAGGAGTCGAGTGCTTCGGCGGGCATGCCGCGGGGCGGGCGCTCGCAGAACTTCGCAATCAGGCTGGCGTGGTCGGCGGAGATGCGGCCTCCTTCGAAGGCGTCGGCGATCTCGGGTTGGCGTCGGAGGGCTTTACCGAGGGCGAGGATCCGGGCGGCGGCGGGTACTTCGAGGAGGGTCGTCGATGCGAGCCAGAGTTTGACGCTGCGGAACCCGAGTGTGTCGAACGAGACTGCGCGCTCGTCGATTTCGGCGACCGCGGCGACGCGGAGTGTTTCGAGTCGTTCGATCTCGCGGGAGATGTCGACCGCGGCGGCGAGGAGTTCGGATTCGGGGAGTCGGCGCACGTCCTTGACGTGCAGCGGTAAGGCTGCTGCGCCTGACTCGATGATTCCCCCCGGATTCATACTGAAAGTCTAGTTCGAACTGATGTTCGAGTCAATGGATTTCTCGTGCGTCAGACTTTCTGGTAGGGGCGACAGCGTCTCGGGGAACAGCCATCCGGCTCGGCCGAGCAGCGGAGCACGCTCGAGGAGCGTCGCCTGCGCAGCGAGAACGGGCAGCTGAAGTTGGCGTTGGCGGAGGCCGACGGTGCAACTGCGGATCTGTCAGCACAGCGCGAAGCTGGTCGATCAGGTCCTTTCCTGGGCCTCGAATCCCTGAGAGAGGCGTCCGGGCTGTCAGTTTCGAGGTTCGCACCACTCGCGCACATTCCCGAACGCACCTACCGACGCCGCCTCGCCCGCGCATCCCTGGGCCTTAGGATCGCGTGCATGGCTCTCGGTGCTGAACTGGTCGCACGCATCGAACGCGCGGTGGCCACCTACGGACCCGGGCGGCCCATTCCCTCCGGCGAGCTCCGGAACGGATTGAGTGCTCTGGGTCTCGTTCCCGACCCGGACTACGAGGAGTTCGTCGGCCGTTGGGGTGGCTGTTTCGTCGGTGTGCCCGTACACGCGTGGGACAACGCCTCGATCCTCGGGCGCGAGAGCAGCATCGAGTTGACCACCTGGGCGCGTGAGGCGTACGGAACCGTTGTCGACGGTGTCGTCATCGCCGACGACGGTTCCGGTAACCCGATCTGGATCGCTGCCGACGGAAGCGTTTGCCTCGTCGATCACGACAACGGTGGCGAAACAGTGGAACTCGCTCCCGATTTTCGAACTCTCCTCGCCGACAACGTCCACGATTGACCCGCCGAGGACGAATCGCGGATGCGACCCATCAGTACTGCGATGGCGACGACATCGGGTACTCCTGGCCTTCGAGGCGGAAGTCTGCGAAATCGAAGCCGGGAACGACGACGCAGCTGACGAGGCCGGCCTCGTCGTCGGCTGGGCGGGCCCGCTGCCATGTGCGTGGCGGCACCACGATCTGCGGGCTCTGCCCGGCCGCGATGTCCGGCCCGACGACGTGCGTGGTCACCGCGTCGGGTGTGTCACCGTCGCCGCCCAGCTCGAGGAGGATCGGGCTACCACGGTGGTACAGCCAGATCTCGCTGCCGCGCACACAGTGCCACGCCGACTGCTGTCCGGGCTCGAGCAGGAACAGGATCGCCGTCCCGGCGGAGCGTGCGCCGCCGTACATGTTCGGCAGCGCGACGCCCGGTAACTCGATATCGCTGCGCCACGTCTCGCGGTACCAGCCGCCTTCCGGATGGGGAACGAGGTCGAGCGAGCGTGCCCACGCGGGGAATTCGGTCACCAGACCATGATGAACCCAAAGTTCGCGGATCGCGAGCGAAGGTGCGCCAACGGTGGTGGAATGAGCCATGACCAATCCGAGCAGCGATTCGGCAGTCAACGTCGAGTCGGCAGTCATGGCGTTCATCTACGGTTTCGCTCCGGTGTTCAACCTGTCCCAAGTGCAACGATTCGTGACGACAGGGGTCGGGGCCAACGCGGCGGCCCCGTTCAATTCCTTCAGCCATGCGACGGATCTGGCGGGTCCCGAGGACACCTTCGTCTCGATCAACAACGACACCGTCTATTCGATGGCGCAACTCGATCTCGGTGTGGGGCCGCTCCTGCTGGACGTGCCCGACACGGCGGACGCGTACTTCGTCCTCCAGTTCGTCGATGCGTGGACCAACAACTTCGCGTACATCGGTAAGCGGGCGACCGGAACGCAGGCGGGAACCTACGTACTGGTTCCGCCGGGCTGGCCCGGCGAACTGCCGGCGGGTGCGACGCCCGTGCACTGCTCGACGCGCATCGTGTCGGTCGTCGGCCGGTGGGCGTGCGACGGACCCGGTGATCTGCCGCGGGTGCAGAAGCTGCAGGATCAGACTTCACTCAGCGCGATGACGTCCACCGATCCGGAGGGACTGCCG
This window contains:
- a CDS encoding class I SAM-dependent methyltransferase, giving the protein MNLGYRLAYRLGFTPWENAGRSVFGDQLGQLFDAAPAPTDATAAKALDLGCGTGDHAIELAIRGWSVTAVDTVPLAIERARAKLPIANADVTFVLGDVTNLPAYVDSGYVLALDVGCFHGLGEAQRRVYGNGLTAVTESGAQLLMFSFSPGHRGPLPRGASRSDVERALGKWTVVGDDAMDTTAAPVILAKTEPRFFRLVRD
- a CDS encoding aldo/keto reductase — encoded protein: MTSTSSVPAVALHDGNTIPQLGFGVFQVPDDQAYDAVGEALRVGYRSIDTARIYDNEAGTGRALADSGVARDDLFVTTKLWNDDQGYDSTLRAFDDSLARMGLEYLDLYLIHWPAPAKGRYIDTFKALQQLKADGRVRSIGVSNFTAENLERLVEEVGEAPVLNQIELHPGFGQAHLRSVHADMGIVTEAWSPLGQGTTIGDPTIGAIAEARGRTPAQVILRWHLQLGNVVIPKSVTPERIASNFDVFDFELTADDMFAIGSLDSPDGRLGPDPATFG
- a CDS encoding PadR family transcriptional regulator produces the protein MLPRSVTPLGVSVLALLFERPMHPYEMYQLLVTRRKDRIVKVRPGSLYHAVDRLERDGLVAVVGTDRQGNRPERTTYEITPAGRAAVRERVAEMVEVPASEYPQFTLGLAELHNLGSAEALALLERRIAALATEIEELDAFAEAARGREVPDLFTIPFSYTRAMAQAELDWLRAFAARVHSGEIPWVTDEHLEILKRADQKLADQKGNQ
- a CDS encoding DHA2 family efflux MFS transporter permease subunit; this translates as MKTEVKPWPALWALCLGFFMILVDSTIVAVANPVITAELDADVNAVIWVTSAYLLAYAVPLLVTGRLGDRFGPKNMYLIGLVVFTLASLWCGLSGGIEMLIVARVFQGLGAAMMTPQTMAVITRIFPPDKRGAAMGLWGSVAGVATLVGPILGGVLVDNLGWEWIFIVNVPVGVVAFVLAWRLVPVLPTSNHKFDLVGVALSAIGLFCIVFGLQEGNSYDWDARTWVLIGVGVVVMIAFVWWQKVNRSEPLVPLALFRDRNFSVANLGIMTMGFSITAVMLPFMYYAQSVTGLSPTRSALLMAPMAIVTGILAPFVGRLVDKAHPRFIAGPGFLTFALATAWLATRLTPTTPIWQILVPMAVIGASNAFIWAPVSATATRNLPMAHVGAGSGVYNTTRQVGAVLGSAAMGALMTSRITAELSSVGISGGASAGEGHFMGGQLPEMVREPFATAMAQSAMLPAAVLMLGFAVVLFFVNPRKGEPVREVVADTESAATSS
- the zapE gene encoding cell division protein ZapE; the protein is MRWFRRAPLPALHVSAAVFETAAADRGFALDHAQRQAISDLLAADGRSVYLWGPVGRGKSWLLNTYFDGLPTEHKLRVHFHEFFRDLHVAIRRRGHNLDAALDDLLRDVRVLCFDEFHVHDVGDATFVARLLPALLARDVTLVVTSNYPPHRLMPNPLFHDAFVPTIELIERSLAVVAVDGPRDYRTGSDHAAGFAAGHWVVPADAEQLALLGLERPEPTERRTMSPCGHPLVALRADAHCLWFDFADLCGHTTAPADYLELTARHERWVISDIPDLVHAGSEPAQRFANLVDVLYDRDVVVTFLAGRTVDSLAGAEHLPVDIDRILSRLGQLQTRPTETAPAATGAKAPSTAGATTESVSWK
- a CDS encoding TetR/AcrR family transcriptional regulator; its protein translation is MNHRPSRRESICDAALELAAEGGNHAVTHQAIDRRLGLAKGSTSYYFRTRDALVGAAVRRLSERSRQAFVEAHAVDVDLSVDSAADLIAGQVGLLLTDRRRDVLARYALAVDAAGDEELRPALAGCLYSVEKATGLMDALGASDPRMAAHDLISLLEGLVFDALYGSRSVLGSGSALGADRLRSTVRLWLAALAES
- a CDS encoding HNH endonuclease signature motif containing protein, with the translated sequence MNPGGIIESGAAALPLHVKDVRRLPESELLAAAVDISREIERLETLRVAAVAEIDERAVSFDTLGFRSVKLWLASTTLLEVPAAARILALGKALRRQPEIADAFEGGRISADHASLIAKFCERPPRGMPAEALDSCRNVLLDCATGPTATTDTLRGTIAKLERIFESDDLPASEDTDRNEFHASKTLNGRVAVKGDFDSVTGEMLLTALSALTKPRNPVDDPAGMRTPGQRRAEAFTDILRHYLNSGAAPVEGGERPHLSLHVNARDLARTEPNADGHADTGSSTPADHADMVGDKDVAWMPWMGPLTVATARRIACDCDLTPIVMKDGVPLDLGRTTRTVSKKQRRALAARDNGCAFPGCGEPPAHCEGHHIEHWADGGPTDLDNLVLLCRYHHRLLHHSHWEVEIGPDRHPWFTPPSSVDPYKKPIPAHNRAGPLAA
- a CDS encoding SMI1/KNR4 family protein codes for the protein MALGAELVARIERAVATYGPGRPIPSGELRNGLSALGLVPDPDYEEFVGRWGGCFVGVPVHAWDNASILGRESSIELTTWAREAYGTVVDGVVIADDGSGNPIWIAADGSVCLVDHDNGGETVELAPDFRTLLADNVHD
- a CDS encoding cupin domain-containing protein; the protein is MTEFPAWARSLDLVPHPEGGWYRETWRSDIELPGVALPNMYGGARSAGTAILFLLEPGQQSAWHCVRGSEIWLYHRGSPILLELGGDGDTPDAVTTHVVGPDIAAGQSPQIVVPPRTWQRARPADDEAGLVSCVVVPGFDFADFRLEGQEYPMSSPSQY